A segment of the candidate division WOR-3 bacterium genome:
CATCCCTTCCGTAACCATACAAAGCCGCCACAAAAACGAAACCGTTTTCTTCGGCTGCGGCCATATCGTGGTACCTGTCGCCTACCATGAATTTTCCGGAAGGTTTGAACTCACCCTCCAAATCCCTCAACATTTGTTTTTTGCTCTCCCCTCTGACCGGCACTCTAAGGGCGGAGAAGAGTTTATCGATTTTGAATTTCTCGACGACCGTCTTTATGTATATATCTGTGGCGTTTGAACATATCGCGAGAGTGAAATCCTTCAGACCATAGAGAAGTGGCAAAACTCCTTCATAGAGTTCCCCCTTCTCTCTGACCATTTCAAGTTCTCTTGTCTGAAATTCATCATACAATTCCAGCGCCTTCCCAGGGTTTGATATATCCTCAAGCCATTTAGCAAAGACGCTGTCGGGTTCGCCTATGAAAGAAAACAAAAATTCTTCCGGCGGTGTTTCTAATCTGTTGTTCGATAAAACTGTTTTGACAGCCTCAATAAATGAAGTTTCCGATCTGTAAAGGGTTCCGTCCATGTCAAAAACCGCCATGT
Coding sequences within it:
- a CDS encoding HAD family hydrolase; the encoded protein is MTEKLNMAVFDMDGTLYRSETSFIEAVKTVLSNNRLETPPEEFLFSFIGEPDSVFAKWLEDISNPGKALELYDEFQTRELEMVREKGELYEGVLPLLYGLKDFTLAICSNATDIYIKTVVEKFKIDKLFSALRVPVRGESKKQMLRDLEGEFKPSGKFMVGDRYHDMAAAEENGFVFVAALYGYGRDEIESSRFAAEKPEQIKRIIDSILKA